A region of Culicoides brevitarsis isolate CSIRO-B50_1 chromosome 1, AGI_CSIRO_Cbre_v1, whole genome shotgun sequence DNA encodes the following proteins:
- the LOC134838528 gene encoding leucine-rich PPR motif-containing protein, mitochondrial gives MAFRILRQSFAIERRCHAIFRVISRTNATSSLLLHRPATQLFAEKFSKVTNFTRFYKKPTDVNDASPEAVYEVISEQLKSCLLSKTRSSLPAVRKFLKLCIDKGGPTQDETLLLLNSITNCLPNVPSTHKMKLIEQLWSHLPQNLKRIEPVFVSYLQACRSCSVLLDYNALLIELMIKPSPLILQTILSCVAEHGNVEEAKKIVEEMNVRNYPVTETEYAMLIHANGVTKDLKEVDALVEVMASRKIEMTSVAKAELVRAYLRNDKPDEALKVFSASGSAMKEPQLLQVLQTVLNHHPTKEFVTAVLKFFPSDVLEDKEIYAPFQNICIKLIFRRKYDELNTFIECLPAPMFTATDDLDSYAAFALEELLKNNAPMSDIMKFVHLLRNEKRNEFALRVVTGIAMKLVSPMASEFLEKMSKEEKLRTHYFWPLLNYRNLFDGEAGIIQTLVLMKNFNVEVDQDTLKLFVLPKLRLTLNEIEKGAKELDAAGVKMSVLMTPLTLHLMIKSRFDDVVRVNALYPAKLDTKSLISGLSRTFAVALDENTKIPLIAKVIRTFVEKRMEKDHDVAGHLLCAIVSHRMSKAEKRAIIQLLGELSLHGIKVSRNAAETLPQYFESELDEEEKKLYFGNIVDKTLSLPADENVDHSIKHPSKMNLEELECHLTQLQSKNMNIRGCLRRLLQLNIRANRLERAMELKLLCDKNKIEMSPGMLAGCFDMYVRVGRLEEAENTFFTLQTNYPTFIIDSHKIVDFAQMLVKEGKFDEAKRILKKYAPSVKTMEQISKNVWAVLNTIATIAPEMRNLDPSENQTKKFFEFLKSHGYTTHANAIYGPVINEYLNKKDLKAAVAEFVSVANEHRLTPLQQQLMTLLIDTTNREEMAESFSVTQMEAQELLQKVIEACNKVRGNGSTNLVFIVAVMEAGTEKQLRRVLLDPNIRFNPEMLRKQCDYLNALGKQDTLMKLAKCSRGLPHVQEQLIYNMILDSLIKRNDYQQAINLYDALLKEDDVKVNNEFVRNLADLFRRNNLDLPASLAIHAKQ, from the exons ATGGCTTTTCGTATTTTGAGACAAAGTTTCGCAATCGAAAGACGTTGTCATGCCATTTTTCGCGTAATTTCTCGTACAAATGCGACTTCTTCACTATTACTTCATCGCCCAGCAACTCAATTATTtgccgaaaaattttccaaagtcacaaattttacgagattttataaaaaaccgACTGACGTCAACGATGCCTCGCCCGAAGCCGTGTACGAAGTCATCAGTGAGCAACTCAAATCCTGTTTGTTGTCGAAAACTCGTTCCTCGCTACCAGCAGTGCGAAAATTCCTCAAACTATGCATCGACAAAGGCGGTCCAACGCAAGACGAGACTTTATTATTGCTCAACAGCATCACGAATTGCCTGCCAAATGTCCCGTCGACgcacaaaatgaaattaatcgaGCAGTTGTGGTCTCATCTTCCGCAAAACTTGAAACGAATCGAGCCGGTTTTCGTTTCTTACCTTCAGGCGTGTCGTTCGTGCTCGGTATTGCTCGATTACAACGCTTTACTGATCGAATTGATGATAAAACCGAGTCCCTTGATACTCCAAACGATCCTGAGTTGCGTCGCGGAGCACGGAAATGTCGAGGAAGCCAAAAAAATCGTCGAAGAAATGAATGTACGAAATTATCCGGTGACTGAAACGGAATATGCGATGCTAATTCACGCGAATGGCGTCACGAAAGACCTGAAGGAAGTCGATGCGTTGGTTGAAGTGATGGCAAGTCGTAAAATTGAGATGACTTCGGTAGCGAAAGCGGAGTTGGTGAGAGCTTATTTGCGGAATGACAAGCCAGACGAGGCTTTAAAGGTATTTTCTGCCTCTGGAAGTGCCATGAAGGAGCCTCAATTGCTTCAAGTGCTTCAAACTGTCTTGAATCATCATCCCACGAAGGAATTTGTGACTGCtgtgttgaaatttttcccttCCGACGTGCTCGAGGACAAGGAAATTTATGCGCCGttccaaaatatttgcatCAAACTCATTTTCCGACGAAAATACGACGAGCTAAATACCTTTATTGAATGTCTCCCAGCGCCGATGTTCACCGCAACTGACGATTTGGACTCTTATGCGGCTTTTGCGTTGGAggaattgctcaaaaataacGCCCCGATGAGTGATATCATGAAATTTGTCCATTTATTGCGAAACGAGAAGCGAAATGAGTTCGCATTGCGAGTCGTAACGGGAATTGCGATGAAACTTGTGTCTCCCATGGCAAGCGAATTCTtggaaaaaatgagcaaagaagaaaaacttcgCACCCATTACTTTTGGCCACTCCTAAACTACCGAAATCTCTTCGACGGCGAAGCTGGAATCATCCAAACCttagttttgatgaaaaatttcaacgtcGAAGTCGATCAAGATACTTTGAAATTGTTCGTTTTGCCAAAATTGAGACTCACCCTTAACGAAATCGAAAAAGGAGCGAAGGAACTCGATGCAGCAGGTGTTAAAATGTCCGTTCTCATGACGCCGTTGACGTTGCATTTGATGATTAAAAGCAGATTTGACGATGTTGTGCGAGTTAATGCGCTTTATCCAGCGAAACTCGATACGAAAAGTTTAATTAGTGGGCTTTCGAGAACTTTTGCCGTGGCTTTGGATGAAAATACCAAAATTCCTTTAATTGCGAAGGTCATTAGAACGTTCGTTGAAAAAAGGATGGAGAAAGATCACGATGTTGCGGGACATTTGTTGTGTGCGATCGTGTCTCATAGGATGTCAAAGGCAGAGAAACGAGCGATTATTCAGTTGTTGGGAGAATTGAGCTTGCATGGCATCAAAGTGTCGCGAAATGCGGCGGAAACGTTGCCACAATATTTCGAAAGTGAGCTGGATGAGGAGGAAAAGAAACTTTATTTCGGAAATATCGTGGATAAGACACTTTCGTTGCCAGCTGATGAAAATGTGGATCATTCTATTAAGCATCCGag caaaatGAATCTGGAAGAGCTCGAATGCCATTTAACTCAGCTGCAATCGAAAAATATGAACATCAGAGGCTGTCTTCGTCGTTTGCTCCAACTGAACATCCGTGCAAACCGCTTAGAACGCGCGATGGAACTAAAACTCCTTtgcgacaaaaacaaaatcgaAATGAGTCCCGGAATGCTCGCTGGTTGCTTCGACATGTACGTTCGTGTTGGTCGCTTAGAAGAAGCCGAAAATACTTTCTTCACGTTGCAAACAAATTACCCAACCTTCATTATCGATTCCCATAAAATTGTGGATTTCGCTCAGATGCTCGTGAAAGAAGGCAAATTCGACGAAgcaaaacgaattttaaagaaatacgCTCCCTCCGTCAAAACCATGGAgcaaattagcaaaaatgtgTGGGCAGTGTTGAACACAATTGCAACAATTGCTCCAGAAATGCGAAATTTGGACCCTTCCGAGAATCagacgaagaaatttttcgaatttttgaagAGCCATGGATACACGACGCACGCAAATGCCATTTATGGACCCGTAATTAACGAATATCTCAACAAAAAAGATCTAAAAGCGGCAGTTGCGGAATTTGTAAGTGTCGCAAATGAACATCGATTGACGCCGTTGCAACAACAACTCATGACGCTGCTGATTGACACAACAAATCGCGAAGAAATGGCCGAAAGTTTCTCTGTTACGCAAATGGAGGCGCAAGAATTACTGCAAAAAGTCATCGAAGCCTGTAACAAAGTTCGTGGCAATGGATCGACAAATTTAGTCTTCATCGTGGCCGTTATGGAAGCTGGAACGGAAAAACAACTGAGACGCGTGCTTTTGGACCCGAATATTCGTTTCAATCCGGAAATGCTACGGAAGCAATGTGATTACTTGAATGCCTTGGGCAAGCAAGACACTTTGATGAAATTGGCGAAATGTAGTCGAGGATTGCCGCACGTGCAAGAACAACTGATTTATAACATGATTTTGGATTCGTTAATTAAGCGAAATGACTACCAGCAAGCGATTAATTTATATGATGCGCTACTGAAGGAAGATGATGTTAAAGTCAATAATGagtttgtgagaaatttagcGGATTTGTTTAGACGAAATAATCTAGACTTGCCGGCGAGTTTGGCGATACATGCAAAGCAATGA